A single window of Oxyura jamaicensis isolate SHBP4307 breed ruddy duck chromosome 3, BPBGC_Ojam_1.0, whole genome shotgun sequence DNA harbors:
- the KCNF1 gene encoding potassium voltage-gated channel subfamily F member 1 isoform X1, translated as MAGDSRFPDVDIDISERNEETEIVVNVGGVRQVFYGDNLNQYPETRLAELINCLSGGYDSIFSLCDDYDPGKREFYFDRDPDAFKCIIDVYYFGEIHMKKGICPICFKNEMEFWKVDLKFLDDCCKTHLSEKKEELEEIARRVQLILDDLGVDASEGRWKRCQKYIWKFLEKPESSYPARVIAVLSFLFILISSVVMCVGTIPDMQVTDAEGNRVEHPTLDSIETACIGWFTMEYVLRLIASPNKLHFALSFMNIVDVLAILPFYVSLTLTHLGAKLMELSNVQQAVQALRIMRIARIFKLARHSSGLQTLTYALKRSFKELGLLLMYLAVGIFVFSALGYTMEQSHPETLFKSIPQSFWWAIITMTTVGYGDIYPKTTLGKLNAAISFLCGVIAIALPIHPIINNFVRYYNKQRVLETAAKHELELMELNLAEGKATSSKSEFEGLVRECKEGPSYSSQLKVSHSDTFIHLLSEEKHYRTRLQSCK; from the coding sequence ATGGCAGGTGACTCTCGGTTTCCAGATGTGGACATTGACATCTCAGAAAGGAACGAAGAGACGGAGATTGTAGTCAATGTCGGTGGGGTGAGGCAGGTGTTCTACGGAGATAACCTGAATCAGTACCCAGAAACGCGGCTGGCAGAGCTGATCAACTGCTTATCGGGGGGATACGACAGCATATTCTCCCTCTGCGATGACTATGATCCCGGAAAGAGGGAGTTTTACTTTGACAGAGATCCAGATGCTTTCAAATGCATTATCGACGTGTACTACTTTGGGGAAATTCACATGAAGAAAGGAATATGCCCCATCTGCTTCAAGAACGAGATGGAATTTTGGAAAGTGGATCTTAAATTTTTGGATGACTGTTGCAAAACCCATCTGagtgaaaaaaaggaggaaCTGGAGGAAATAGCCCGACGAGTGCAACTGATTCTGGATGACTTGGGAGTAGATGCCTCCGAAGGTCGCTGGAAGAGATGTCAAAAATACATCTGGAAATTCTTGGAGAAGCCAGAATCGTCCTACCCAGCTCGAGTGATTGCCGTTCTGtcctttctgtttattttgatcTCCTCTGTCGTGATGTGTGTGGGGACCATCCCAGACATGCAGGTCACAGATGCAGAGGGGAATCGTGTGGAGCACCCGACCCTGGACAGCATAGAGACAGCCTGTATAGGCTGGTTTACCATGGAGTACGTGCTGAGGCTCATCGCCTCGCCAAATAAACTCCACTTCGCTCTGTCTTTTATGAACATAGTTGATGTGCTGGCAATACTGCCCTTTTATGTCAGCCTCACCTTGACCCACCTGGGAGCCAAGCTGATGGAGCTGAGCAACGTCCAGCAGGCTGTCCAAGCGCTGCGCATCATGAGGATCGCGAGGATTTTCAAGCTTGCACGGCACTCCTCGGGGCTACAGACTCTGACCTATGCTCTGAAGCGCAGCTTTAAGGAGCTAGGACTGCTCCTCATGTACCTAGCTGTTGGGATCTTTGTCTTTTCTGCCCTGGGTTATACCATGGAGCAAAGCCATCCCGAAACCTTATTTAAAAGCATCCCTCAGTCATTTTGGTGGGCAATCATTACCATGACCACGGTTGGATACGGAGACATATACCCTAAAACAACACTAGGGAAACTGAATGCTGCCATCAGTTTTCTTTGTGGGGTGATAGCCATTGCCCTTCCCATCCACCCCATCATTAACAACTTTGTCAGGTATTACAACAAACAGAGGGTTTTAGAAACAGCTGCCAAGCACGAATTGGAGCTGATGGAGCTAAACTTGGCCGAGGGGAAAGCCACAAGCTCCAAAAGCGAATTTGAGGGTCTTGTGAGGGAGTGCAAGGAGGGTCCTTCTTATAGCAGCCAGCTAAAAGTCTCCCACAGCGACACCTTTATTCATCTCCTGTCAGAAGAGAAACATTATAGGACCAGGCTTCAAAGCTGCAAATAA
- the KCNF1 gene encoding potassium voltage-gated channel subfamily F member 1 isoform X2, which produces MKKGICPICFKNEMEFWKVDLKFLDDCCKTHLSEKKEELEEIARRVQLILDDLGVDASEGRWKRCQKYIWKFLEKPESSYPARVIAVLSFLFILISSVVMCVGTIPDMQVTDAEGNRVEHPTLDSIETACIGWFTMEYVLRLIASPNKLHFALSFMNIVDVLAILPFYVSLTLTHLGAKLMELSNVQQAVQALRIMRIARIFKLARHSSGLQTLTYALKRSFKELGLLLMYLAVGIFVFSALGYTMEQSHPETLFKSIPQSFWWAIITMTTVGYGDIYPKTTLGKLNAAISFLCGVIAIALPIHPIINNFVRYYNKQRVLETAAKHELELMELNLAEGKATSSKSEFEGLVRECKEGPSYSSQLKVSHSDTFIHLLSEEKHYRTRLQSCK; this is translated from the coding sequence ATGAAGAAAGGAATATGCCCCATCTGCTTCAAGAACGAGATGGAATTTTGGAAAGTGGATCTTAAATTTTTGGATGACTGTTGCAAAACCCATCTGagtgaaaaaaaggaggaaCTGGAGGAAATAGCCCGACGAGTGCAACTGATTCTGGATGACTTGGGAGTAGATGCCTCCGAAGGTCGCTGGAAGAGATGTCAAAAATACATCTGGAAATTCTTGGAGAAGCCAGAATCGTCCTACCCAGCTCGAGTGATTGCCGTTCTGtcctttctgtttattttgatcTCCTCTGTCGTGATGTGTGTGGGGACCATCCCAGACATGCAGGTCACAGATGCAGAGGGGAATCGTGTGGAGCACCCGACCCTGGACAGCATAGAGACAGCCTGTATAGGCTGGTTTACCATGGAGTACGTGCTGAGGCTCATCGCCTCGCCAAATAAACTCCACTTCGCTCTGTCTTTTATGAACATAGTTGATGTGCTGGCAATACTGCCCTTTTATGTCAGCCTCACCTTGACCCACCTGGGAGCCAAGCTGATGGAGCTGAGCAACGTCCAGCAGGCTGTCCAAGCGCTGCGCATCATGAGGATCGCGAGGATTTTCAAGCTTGCACGGCACTCCTCGGGGCTACAGACTCTGACCTATGCTCTGAAGCGCAGCTTTAAGGAGCTAGGACTGCTCCTCATGTACCTAGCTGTTGGGATCTTTGTCTTTTCTGCCCTGGGTTATACCATGGAGCAAAGCCATCCCGAAACCTTATTTAAAAGCATCCCTCAGTCATTTTGGTGGGCAATCATTACCATGACCACGGTTGGATACGGAGACATATACCCTAAAACAACACTAGGGAAACTGAATGCTGCCATCAGTTTTCTTTGTGGGGTGATAGCCATTGCCCTTCCCATCCACCCCATCATTAACAACTTTGTCAGGTATTACAACAAACAGAGGGTTTTAGAAACAGCTGCCAAGCACGAATTGGAGCTGATGGAGCTAAACTTGGCCGAGGGGAAAGCCACAAGCTCCAAAAGCGAATTTGAGGGTCTTGTGAGGGAGTGCAAGGAGGGTCCTTCTTATAGCAGCCAGCTAAAAGTCTCCCACAGCGACACCTTTATTCATCTCCTGTCAGAAGAGAAACATTATAGGACCAGGCTTCAAAGCTGCAAATAA